The Roseomonas haemaphysalidis genome segment TGGGGTAGCGCACCTGGTTGGTGATGCCGGCCATGACCTCCGGCCGCAGCAGGAAGTTGATGAAGGCGTGGGCCGCGTCCGGGTTGGGCGCATCGGCCGGGATGGCCAGCATGTCGAACCACAGCTGCGCGCCCTGCCGGGGCTGGATGAAGCCGATGTCCACGCCGCGCCCGGCCTCGCGCGCGCGGGCCTGCGCCTGGATGGCGTCGCCCGAATAGGTCAGCGCCACGCAGTATTCGCCGCTGGCCAGCGCGTCCATGATGTTGCCGCTGGCGACAATGGCACGCAGGTGGGGGCGGATCGCCATCAGCGATTCCTCGGCCGCGCGCAGGTCGGCCGGGTCGGTGCTGTTGGGGTCGCGGCCGCGCCAGCGCAGCACGCTGGGCAGCACGTCGATGGCGCTGTCCATGATGGCGATGCCGCAGCGCGACAGCCGCCTGGCGTTGTCCGGCTGCATCAGCAGGTCCAGGCTGTCCAGCGGCGCATCGGGCGCCAGCGCGCGCACCCGGTCGGGCCGGATGGCCAGCCCGATGGTGCCGTACAGGTAGATGGCGCCGAAGCGGTTGCCGCTGTCGCTGCTTTCCACGCGCCGCAGCAAGGCCGGGTCCTGGTTGTTCCAGTTCGGGATCTTGCCGCGGTCCAGCGGCAGCAGCGCGCCGGCGCGCGCGAGCCGCGCGAAGGTGGGCTCGCTGGTCGGCACGATGATGTCATAGCCCGAGCGGCCGGCGGACAGCTTGCCTTCCAGCGTTTCCAGGCTGTCGAACACGTCGTAGCGGACGCGGATGCCGGTTTCCTGCTGGAAGCGCGCCACGGCATAGGGGTCGATGTAGTCCGACCAGTTGTACACGTTGAGCACCGTCTGCGCCCGGGCGGGCTGCGCCAGCAACAACAGCGCGGCGGCGCAAAGACAGCGGGCAAGCAGGCGAGGCAACATGGGCGGCATTCCTCGGGCGGCGGGCCATGCAGCCTAGCGGCGGAAGGCGTCCAGCGTAAATCGCCGGCCGGACTGACACCGTGATAGGATTTTCTTCTTGACTTGAGACGGATATTCCTGTGTAAACCGTCCCGTCACCGGGCGAACTGCGTCCGGCGCCTCCCCCACATTTCGCCCGATCCGCCCGCGCCCGGCCCGCCTGCCCGCCCGGCGGGCGGCGCATGCCGCGCGCCCGTCCGAGGAACCGCGCATGCCCTTCGACGCCCGCAACCTGACGCCGCTGGAAGCATCCGCCGCCGGCTTCACGATGTGGCTCTACACCACCACCGACACCCGCGCCGCGGTGCTGGCCCCCGGCTACTTCGCGTCCGTGGCCGAGCGGCTGCTGCCCGGCCACCTGATCCTGCTGCAATCGGCCGACTCGCTCAGCCTCATCCCGGTGCGCTCCAACGGCGCGGTGGGCAACGGGCTGGTGCTGGATGCCTCGGCCCCGCCGCTGCGCCTGTCGGCCGCGGCGGCGCTGCGGCTGCTGTTCCGCTTCGAGGCCACGGTGCAAACCCGCACCGTGGCGCTCGATCCGGTGCCGGCCGGCCTCTACATCGGCCGGTCGTTCACGGTGTCGGCGCGCGTCACCGGGCCGGTCACGACGCTGCTGTTCAGCATCCTGGACGCGGCGGGCGGCATTGTCGCGGGGCCGGTGTCGGCCAGCGCGCTGTCGGGCTCGGCCTCGGTCAGCTTCGCGGCGCCCGATGCCGGCTCCGGCTACCGCGTGCGCGTGCAGGACGCGGACGAGCCGCTGGTGTCGCAGCTGTCCTCCTCCTTCGTGGTGACGGAGCCCTTCGTGCTGCTGACGGAAACCGGCACCACCCTGCTGCTGCAAAGCGGCGGCGAGCTGCTGCTCTGAACGGCGCGGCGCCCCGCATTTTCCCGGCCTCCCCGACCGCCTTTTCCAAGGATCTTCGTTCCGATGCCTAATGCCAAGATCAGCGAACTTCCGCTCGCCTCCATGCTGGCCGAAACCGACATCCACCCGCTGGTGCAGGGCAGCGGCGCCCTGGCCGAAACGCGTCACGTGACGCTGGCCGGCATGCGCGGGGCGCTGCTGGCCGACCGCCCGGTGCATGTGCGCGACTTCGGTGCCGTCGGCAACGGCACCACCGACGACACCGCCGCCATCCAGGCGGCGATCGACGCCGTGGCGGCGCAGGGCGGCGGCGTGGTGCTGCTGGGCCCGCGCCGCTACCTGGTGGCGGCGGCGGATCTCGTGGTCAAGAACGGCGTATTCCTGCGCGGCCGCACCGCCAGTGGCGGCTGGCGCGTGAATGGCGACTTCACCACGGTCAACCACGCGTTGCTGCTCGATGCCGCGCGCACCATCCGCGTGCATCGCAACGGCGGCCTGGAAGGGCTGGCGGTGCTGCGCCGCGGCATGACGGTGCCCGGCAACCTGCGCCAGGGGCTGGATGCCGCCGCCGCCATGGCCGGCACCGCCATCACGGTGGGCGATGGTTCCGGCGGCAGCGGCGCGGCCAATGGCGCGGATGCCACGCTGGCCTGTC includes the following:
- a CDS encoding polyamine ABC transporter substrate-binding protein, with amino-acid sequence MLPRLLARCLCAAALLLLAQPARAQTVLNVYNWSDYIDPYAVARFQQETGIRVRYDVFDSLETLEGKLSAGRSGYDIIVPTSEPTFARLARAGALLPLDRGKIPNWNNQDPALLRRVESSDSGNRFGAIYLYGTIGLAIRPDRVRALAPDAPLDSLDLLMQPDNARRLSRCGIAIMDSAIDVLPSVLRWRGRDPNSTDPADLRAAEESLMAIRPHLRAIVASGNIMDALASGEYCVALTYSGDAIQAQARAREAGRGVDIGFIQPRQGAQLWFDMLAIPADAPNPDAAHAFINFLLRPEVMAGITNQVRYPNAVPAATPMVRESVRNDPNVYPTPEMLARTFAVGALAPAAERARSRSWNRVKAGR